One window from the genome of Fulvivirga lutea encodes:
- the aroB gene encoding 3-dehydroquinate synthase — MSNVIFSTQISKELNRILDSTKYSKLAVIVDENTLKHCLPLLDTKDYKLIEINAGEKYKTLDTCTFIWQKLTEYSFDRHGLVINLGGGVIGDMGGFCASTYKRGIRFINIPTTLLAQVDASVGGKLGVDFNGFKNHIGLFAEPEAVLIDAIFLRTLPENELKSGYAEVIKHHLIRDFNGWNTLSQSEFNSLDWLEIIKHSVKIKNQIVSEDPRESGLRKILNFGHTVGHAIESHFLNTDEPLLHGEAIALGMICESHISFQRNMISKDVLNEITHHISNHYKLRVIKEEAFEILWNLMGQDKKNNTSNVLAVLLNSIGEATFDCTISKKETFEALNFLNHV, encoded by the coding sequence GTGAGCAACGTTATTTTTTCAACACAAATAAGTAAAGAACTAAATAGGATACTCGATAGCACCAAGTATAGCAAGCTGGCTGTTATTGTGGACGAAAACACCTTAAAGCATTGCTTGCCATTATTGGATACTAAAGATTATAAGTTAATTGAAATAAATGCCGGGGAAAAATATAAGACACTAGATACCTGTACCTTCATCTGGCAGAAACTAACTGAGTATTCTTTTGACAGACACGGACTCGTAATAAATCTTGGTGGTGGTGTTATTGGAGATATGGGCGGGTTTTGCGCCAGCACATATAAAAGAGGTATTCGATTTATAAACATCCCTACTACATTACTCGCACAGGTAGATGCAAGTGTGGGTGGAAAATTAGGTGTAGATTTTAACGGGTTTAAAAATCACATTGGACTTTTTGCTGAGCCTGAAGCTGTACTTATTGATGCTATCTTTCTAAGGACATTGCCAGAGAATGAATTAAAATCAGGCTATGCGGAGGTTATAAAGCACCATCTGATTAGAGATTTTAATGGGTGGAATACTCTTTCTCAGTCAGAGTTTAACTCCCTCGATTGGTTAGAGATTATTAAACACTCGGTTAAAATAAAAAACCAGATAGTAAGTGAAGACCCCAGAGAATCTGGATTAAGAAAAATATTAAACTTTGGACATACAGTGGGTCACGCCATTGAAAGCCACTTTTTAAATACTGATGAGCCTTTGTTACATGGTGAAGCCATTGCATTAGGAATGATTTGTGAAAGCCATATTTCCTTTCAAAGGAATATGATTTCAAAAGATGTGTTAAATGAAATCACCCATCATATTTCAAACCACTATAAATTGAGGGTTATTAAAGAAGAAGCTTTTGAAATACTTTGGAATTTAATGGGGCAAGATAAAAAAAATAACACCTCCAATGTTTTAGCTGTTTTGCTAAACTCTATTGGAGAAGCAACCTTCGACTGTACAATCTCTAAAAAAGAGACGTTTGAAGCTTTAAACTTCTTAAATCATGTGTAG